AATTTGAGCTGGTAGTGGATAACAtgatttatttttctgtttgaagCATTTATTGAGATGCTTGTTGTACAGAGCAGATCGTACGGTATATTGCAGTACAATCCGCTCTGTGCTCGAATATGCCTCTCCTGCATGGGCGGCACTTCCAGCCGATTTAAGTGACCTTTTAGAACAAGTCCAGAGAAAAGCTCTGTATTTTGTGTTCCCTGATCATTGCTTTAGCGACGCACTACATCTTGCTGACCTTGAACTTCTCAGCCATAGGAGACAACAAGCATGCATGAACTTTGCTACGAACTGTCATGTGTCAGGAACACTTAGTAGTGTCTTCCTGGTCCCGATGGTTTATAATTTACGTTCAGGCCCACAATCGTACCTGGCAAATGCAAAAGATTTAATGATTTTGTgactgtcaaatttcaaaatgtgtGTCATGACTGCCCCCTGTAATTCAGTTGTTACTGCAATAGGGTTGAATAAACAATTGATTGCTTGATTGATGGCCTGCACACCCGCTgtgacttcatttttttttcaggtttgtaaACAATTGGAGTTAATAAATGGCCCTGAAAGAGGCAATAACAAATCTTCTGATACTTTACGCCGAGCAATGGGTGTGGCTCAACATCATGATGCTGTCACTGGAACATCCAAACAACACGTGGCTGATGATTATGCGAAGCGACTTGCCATTGCTGCGGTTGAATGCCAGGTATTGGCTTATTGTATTTAGGTATTTCCATGATGCATTCATAATGTTAAAACTCTTGAAGATGAGTTTTTAGCCTAACTGTTTGTATCTTTTCTAAATTCTTCGTTGTGCCCTACTATCGTGTTTGCATTTGGCAGTCGAGTTAACAACTCAAACCAAAAATCCAGAAAGTAGATTGCAGACTTGATTTCACCCCTCTACTCACAACTACCCCCTACTCACCAACACCCCTACCCACCATCCAGTGCAACCTACTACCCACCACTACCTCACTACCCACCGATAAACCCCTACCCAACATTGTGCAGAGTCTTAATTTTGCAACTTGGATGAAAACCGTGGAGGAAAGGAGAAGAGGTCATGAAACCCGCCTCGTTTTTATCGCAAACGGGAATGCTATTTCGTTATTCCAGTAATTCTGTTCATTGTTGCTAGGGTTTGATAACGGATGTCCTGGGAAATATGGTagtgaaaaacaaaggaattcaACACCCTGACATGAAATTCTGCAACCATCTTAACATAAGCGTTTGTGCAAACACCGAACTGAAAAAAGCCTTtacagtgacaatttacaacgCCATTGCAAGAGAAGTGAAGACAATTATCCGACTTCCGTTGGCAGTGAGCACAATGGCTGTGTACGGTCCCAAAGGACATCCAGTTGCAAGCCAAATTGTGCCTATTTCTGATGCTACAAAACAGGTGCAAATTCTacaaaatcaaaagcaaagCCGGTCAGCTTTTGAGATTATGTTTGAAGCTAATGTTCCGGCGCTGGGCTTTGCTACTTATTTCATCAATTCAACCCAACATCGGTCTCATTTAAATCAACTTTTCCGATCATCCCCGAAGAAAGCCCCGAAGATGTCCGAGGACATATCGATCGAAAATGAACACATCACACTGACGTTTTCTTCCGAGACTGGCCTTTTGACGAGCATGACAGATAAGAGTTCAAAAGTGACCACTAAACTGACCCAAGCATTTTATTGGTACAACGCCAGCGAAGACCACAACCAGCCTTCTGGTGCATACATCTTTAGACCCAACAAAAATCAACCGATTTCATTTCCGCAACCGGTGAAGACAAAATTGTTTAAGGGTTCCTTGGTGCAAGAGATTCAACAGGACATTTCACCCTTCATAAGTCAAGTGGTCAGGCTTTATGTTGGACAGCGGCATGCCGAGTTCGAATACACAGTGGGACCCATTCCCGTTGCGGATAATTGGGGCAAAGAGATTATCACTCGTTTCGACTCCGATATTCAATCCAACCAGGTTTTCTTCACTGATGCGAATGGAAGGGAAATGCAAGAACGCAAAGTGAATTACCGTCCCACCTGGAATCTAACCGTGACAGAACCGGTGGCTGGTAATTATTATCCAGTGAACAGTCGAATGTACATCAAAGACGCAGCTAAACAGCTGACAATTCTGACTGACCGCTCCCTGGGTGGGTCGAGCCTCAAGGCTGGGTCAATGGAAATCATGCTTCATAGGCGACTGTTGGTAGATGACATGAGAGGGGTGGGTGAAGCATTAAACGAGACTGGCATCTCTGGAAAGGGTTTGATTGTTCGAGGCAAGCTTTGTGTTATTCTGGCACCTCCCCAGTCTTCTGCATCTTTGCATCGTGAACTTGGAGAAAAGCTGTTGTTAGAACCCCTTCTCGCCTTCGCTCCAAACAGCCTCACTTTTGAGAAATGGACGGGAGTCTACAACTCACTGCACAGCGGTCTTACACGTGAGCTACCGCCTAACGTTCATTTGCTAACCTTGGAAACTTCAAAGGACTTGGCCCTGATCCGCGTTGAGCATCAGTACGAGGCTGGCGAAGACGCTAAGCTGTCACAACCCGTCAACATTTCATTGACGGGGCTTTTTACCAATTTTGATGTCGAGTCCATGACAGAAATGAATCTGTCCGCCAATCAACTGCTTAAGGACAAACGACCTCTTCAATGGAACATTAAAACAGGAGCggaaaacgaaaacgaaaacaaagggCGAAAAAGGAATTCTGGGGCTCGTTCACAAACTGATTTGAATGTGGAGCTTAGTCCAATGCAGATACGTACCTTCAAGGCAGTTATCAAACGCCATATTGGAAATCAAATATTTTAGTTTCAGAATGTAGTAGTGTGCTTGAATGACAGCACAACATATGTACACTTTCAATTCATTTCAGTGAATAGCAAAGAAAACCAATGACAAATACATTTTTTCCTTACAAGAGTGACGTGGAAAaccaccaataattattgtaatgtactcttactaaaaataaaaaaaaggcaaattttaTCTTCGATGCGAGATCAATGGAccacaataggccttttgcagctaacgatcacgtggtacaaaatccgccatgctggagggcaagctcattattattcccgcactggggcattaaaacaaagagacctgaaccagtgaagcttgacttgcctttgttttgatgtcccagtgcgggaataataatgagcttggcctccagcatggcggattttgtaccacgtgatcgttagctgcaaaaggcctattagaAACTGATTAACTTTAAGACCTTCCAGGTTTAATCACAAGAAACGTTGCATTACTAAGTTCAGTAATTTTAAAAACTTTAGTAGTCAGGCCTCTCCAAAATGCCATTTGCAAGATTGTTTCGTTGACTGAGTTGTGTGGAATTTACAGTAAGAGAAGCCTAGaagcaaaaaaaagcaaatgcgGATATTATGTTGGTTTCCATTTGAACACTACCCTAGGTGCAAGATGTTTACTTTGGGAGATTTGAAGGCAACGATCGCCCCTCcaacaaagtaaaaaacaaaaacctccGCCTCCCATGGTGCCTGAAGACGGAGGGTAACGGGCGTCATTTTTTCAACAAGGGAAGAAAGTTCTACAAAGCGTTTAGATCAACTCGGGTCTCTCGCAGGGTACCAGTTACCACTGGTCAAGCCACTATTGTAGTCAATTCGCCTTTAAGTACTCTTGGATAGTGTCAATCCTTTTCGGTGCCGAGATGACCACAACCCCCTTTTCACATACGCTTGCGTCTCACATTTTTTTAACTCGTTGAAACCATTCTAGACCTTACGCGATATTTTAACATCATTTCATTCAGTCTTGGAGCGAACCAGGTTCTAAGTTAACTGTGCCTCTAGCCTGGTTAGCCTGTGAGTAGTCTGTCAGACTATCCGACTGGTGCTTGAAGCATCGAACGAGATTTGGGGGCGAAGTGACTTGGGATGCTACGTATCTGCAGACTGGCATTCAATTTCACTATCGGCTGCTCTCCAGCCTCCTCCGGAGATATCGTAAGTCATCAACTTGTTATCTGCACCACCGCTAAGAATTGtctaaagaaagaaataattcgatcattaaacataattattatgctatGAAACGTACCGTAACATTGTCTCGGGAAAACTCGGAAACGACCCGAGTACCTCAATAGTTCGGATTCTCAACCACTGTGTCACAAGATACCCAGTAAACTACATTCTTGGTCAAAACTAACTATGGTCAAGAGGTAAATGGGACCccttgttaaagaaaaaaaaaattcacatagTACCCACATATAATAAAATGTCTTGAGCTCTCAAAAAAGCTCCCCACCTACTCCCCCATTCTACATCATTGGCTTCATAGGCTAGGAGGGAAGTGGTGGGCAAAGAGCAAGTCAGAGGTTTACTTTTAACTGTCACAACTCCTTTGACAGTGGTTGTAGGTTGATGTGATAATAATATGGTTGGAGGAGACAGTCTGTAACTGGTTTGAGCTGAAGATCCTAGACAAGATTGCAGTGGTTCATGAACTTATTCTACTCACAGTGTTCAAGGTCCAGTCAACACACATGACTTTATCTCCATGTTCTGTCATTGTGAACAGCGGTTCATTGATgctaacaaaaaagaagaaacccTCTGTTTATAAGCATCCAAgtcgaaaaaataattataGGGAAAGGAGGGCAGTGCCTTATTTCCCTGCAACTCCTTCATTCCAGATAAAATTTACAATATGTCAATTCCAACTGGCCATttcaggaaaaaagaaattctaTTTCCTTTTGTTCCTTTTCCCCAATCAAAAGTTGGTCTTGGTGACCTAGAAAAAAATTCTCTTGGAGAAACGATTTTTACATCTTACTGACACAAATCACCTTTTGAAGTATAACTGACAAAATTAGGGCTTCAGGATATTGAGCGGTTACATCAATCTTTTTCATTGGATTGCACAACATCTCCTACAGAGGCCCTGTTTTTGTCTgcagttcttttcatttttgtcttttttgtcctTGCAATTTGACCCTATTTGCTTTTTTGGTGGGTGTGAGGGTTGAAAACAGAGAATTGACTCATTAAATTACATGTACTAACCTCCTTGTATCCCAGAGTTTAACCGTATTATCATATGACCCAGAAATC
The nucleotide sequence above comes from Acropora muricata isolate sample 2 chromosome 12, ASM3666990v1, whole genome shotgun sequence. Encoded proteins:
- the LOC136894044 gene encoding lysosomal alpha-mannosidase-like; protein product: MSLVVCFLTLLGFGSGFACKFDGTVADEATLQVHLVPHTHDDVGWLKTVDQYFYGANNSIQHAGVQYILDSVIPQLMADPLKRFIYVEIAFFERWWNEQSETMKAEVKKLVADRRLEFINAGWCMNDEAATHYNAIIDQMTYGLNFVQETFGSDARPRIAWHIDPFGHSNEQASIFSQMSFDGFFFGRIDYQDKNLRLKQQRMEMVWRGSKSLGKGSDIFTGVLFNIYNPPKGFCYDQFCADPPVQDDPNLYDVNIKETVNKFVATTCEQASHYKTNNIMLTMGSDFMYENANLWYKNLDKLIRYVNEDGRVNAFYSTPTIYLDALHKANQTWGLKTDDFFPYADHPHAYWSGYFTSRPALKRYVRLNNNLLQVCKQLELINGPERGNNKSSDTLRRAMGVAQHHDAVTGTSKQHVADDYAKRLAIAAVECQGLITDVLGNMVVKNKGIQHPDMKFCNHLNISVCANTELKKAFTVTIYNAIAREVKTIIRLPLAVSTMAVYGPKGHPVASQIVPISDATKQVQILQNQKQSRSAFEIMFEANVPALGFATYFINSTQHRSHLNQLFRSSPKKAPKMSEDISIENEHITLTFSSETGLLTSMTDKSSKVTTKLTQAFYWYNASEDHNQPSGAYIFRPNKNQPISFPQPVKTKLFKGSLVQEIQQDISPFISQVVRLYVGQRHAEFEYTVGPIPVADNWGKEIITRFDSDIQSNQVFFTDANGREMQERKVNYRPTWNLTVTEPVAGNYYPVNSRMYIKDAAKQLTILTDRSLGGSSLKAGSMEIMLHRRLLVDDMRGVGEALNETGISGKGLIVRGKLCVILAPPQSSASLHRELGEKLLLEPLLAFAPNSLTFEKWTGVYNSLHSGLTRELPPNVHLLTLETSKDLALIRVEHQYEAGEDAKLSQPVNISLTGLFTNFDVESMTEMNLSANQLLKDKRPLQWNIKTGAENENENKGRKRNSGARSQTDLNVELSPMQIRTFKAVIKRHIGNQIF